Proteins from a genomic interval of Harpia harpyja isolate bHarHar1 chromosome 9, bHarHar1 primary haplotype, whole genome shotgun sequence:
- the AP1G1 gene encoding AP-1 complex subunit gamma-1 isoform X3: MPAPIRLRELIRTIRTARTQAEEREMIQKECAAIRSSFREEDNTYRCRNVAKLLYMHMLGYPAHFGQLECLKLIASQKFTDKRIGYLGAMLLLDERQDVHLLMTNCIKNDLNHSTQYVQGLALCTLGCMGSSEMCRDLAGEVEKLLKTSNSYLRKKAALCAVHVIRKVPELMEMFLPATKNLLNEKNHGVLHTSVVLLTEMCERSPDMLAHFRKLVPQLVRILKNLIMSGYSPEHDVSGISDPFLQVRILRLLRILGRNDDDSSEAMNDILAQVATNTETSKNVGNAILYETVLTIMDIKSESGLRVLAINILGRFLLNNDKNIRYVALTSLLKTVQTDHNAVQRHRSTIVDCLKDLDVSIKRRAMELSFALVNGNNVRGMMKELLYFLDSCEPEFKADCASGIFLAAEKYAPSKRWHIDTIMRVLTTAGSYVRDDAVPNLIQLITNSVEMHAYTVQRLYKAILGDYSQQPLVQVASWCIGEYGDLLVSGQCEEEEPIQVTEDEVLDILESVLISNMSASVTRGYALTAIMKLSTRFTCTVNRIKKVVSIYGSSIDVELQQRAVEYNALFKKYDHMRPALLERMPVMEKVTTNGPTEIVQTNGETEPAVLETKPPPSGLQPASQANDLLDLLGGSDITPVIPTAPTSKPASAGGELLDLLGDLNLTGIPSITAYNKNGLKIDFTFERSNTNPSVTVITIQASNSTELDMTDFVFQAAVPKTFQLQLLSPSSSVIPAFNSGTITQVIKVLNPQKQQLRMRIKLTYNHKGSAMQDLAEVNNFPPQSWQ, from the exons ATGCCAGCCCCCATCAGACTGCGGGAGTTGATCCGGACCATCCGGACAGCAAGAACTCAGGCAGAAGAGCGTGAGATGATCCAAAAGGAATGTGCTGCTATCCGGTCATCCTTCCGAGAGGAAGATAACACATACCGATGCAGAAATGTTGCAAAGCTGCTGTATATGCACATGCTGGGATACCCTGCACATTTTGGACAG ttggagtGCCTCAAGCTCATTGCCTCTCAGAAATTCACAGACAAGCGCATTGGGTATTTAGGTGCCATGTTGCTGCTGGATGAGAGACAGGATGTCCATCTTCTTATGACCAATTGCATCAAGAA TGACCTTAATCACAGCACGCAATATGTGCAGGGGCTGGCACTCTGCACTCTTGGCTGCATGGGTTCCTCAGAAATGTGCAGAGACCTTGCAGGAGAGGTGGAAAAGCTCCTCAAAACTTCCAACTCCTATCTTAGGAAGAAG GCAGCATTGTGTGCTGTTCATGTCATTAGAAAGGTGCCTGAACTCATGGAGATGTTCCTGCCAGCCACCAAAAACTTGCTGAATGAGAAGAACCATG GTGTTCTTCACACATCAGTTGTCCTCCTCACAGAGATGTGTGAGAGAAGCCCAGACATGCTTGCACACTTTAGAAAG CTTGTTCCCCAATTAGTTCGTATTCTGAAGAACCTTATCATGTCTGGGTATTCACCAGAGCATGATGTGTCTGGGATCAGTGACCCCTTTTTGCAG GTACGAATCCTGCGGTTGCTAAGAATTTTAGGGCGAAATGATGATGATTCCAGTGAAGCAATGAATGATATACTTGCACAG gTTGCTACTAATACAGAAACAAGTAAAAACGTGGGAAATGCCATTCTCTATGAAACTGTGCTGACTATTATGGACATAAAATCTGAGAGTGGACTGAGA GTGTTAGCCATTAACATCCTAGGCCGTTTCTTATTAAACAACGACAAAAATATTAG ATACGTAGCTTTGACATCATTGTTGAAAACTGTGCAGACAGACCATAATGCAGTACAGCGGCATAGAAGCACGATCGTGGACTGCCTGAAGGATCTGGATGTCTCCATTAAGAG GCGTGCAATGGAACTGAGTTTTGCTCTTGTTAATGGGAACAATGTCCGTGGAATGATGAAGGAGTTGCTGTATTTCCTAGATTCCTGTGAACCAGAGTTCAAGGCAGACTGTGCATCTGGAATATTTCTTGCAGCTGAAAA ATATGCTCCTTCCAAACGCTGGCACATAGACACAATTATGAGAGTCTTAACAACG GCAGGAAGTTATGTTCGTGATGATGCTGTTCCCAATCTGATTCAGCTAATAACTAATAGTGTGGAGATGCATGCCTACACTGTGCAGAGACTCTACAAAGCCATCCTTGGTGATTACTCCCAG CAGCCCCTGGTGCAAGTGGCCTCTTGGTGCATAGGAGAGTATGGAGATCTTCTGGTGTCTGGTCAGTGTGAAGAGGAGGAGCCAATACAG GTAACAGAGGATGAAGTTCTTGATATTTTAGAAAGCGTCCTGATATCTAATATGTCTGCATCTGTTACACGAGGCTATGCTCTCACTGCTATCATGAAGCTTTCCACAAGGTTCACCTGCACTGTCAA TCGCATTAAGAAGGTAGTTTCCATTTATGGCAGCAGCATTGATGTGGAGTTACAGCAGAGGGCAGTGGAATATAATGCACTTTTCAAGAAATACGATCACATGAG GCCAGCCCTGCTTGAGAGAATGCCAGTAATGGAGAAAGTCACCACAAATGGCCCTACTGAGATTGTACAGACCAATGGAGAGACAGAGCCAGCAGTACTGGAAACCAAACCTCCACCCTCTGGATTGCAGCCTGCTAGCCAG GCAAATGATTTGTTGGACTTGTTGGGGGGAAGTGATATAACACCTGTAATCCCCACTGCACCTACAAGCAAGCCAGCCTCTGCTGGTGGGGAGCTCCTTGACCTCCTGGGAGACCTCAACCTAACAG GAATCCCCTCAATTACTGCATACAACAAGAATGGGCTGAAGATTGACTTCACCTTTGAGAGGTCAAACACCAACCCTAGCGTCACTGTAATCACGATACAGGCCTCCAACAGCACAGAGCTGGATATGACAGATTTTGTTTTCCAAGCTGCAGTACCAAAG acattccagctgcagcttctgtctCCCAGCAGCAGTGTCATCCCTGCATTTAACTCGGGGACCATCACACAGGTCATTAAAGTCCTGAATCCACAAAAG
- the AP1G1 gene encoding AP-1 complex subunit gamma-1 isoform X1, producing the protein MPAPIRLRELIRTIRTARTQAEEREMIQKECAAIRSSFREEDNTYRCRNVAKLLYMHMLGYPAHFGQLECLKLIASQKFTDKRIGYLGAMLLLDERQDVHLLMTNCIKNDLNHSTQYVQGLALCTLGCMGSSEMCRDLAGEVEKLLKTSNSYLRKKAALCAVHVIRKVPELMEMFLPATKNLLNEKNHGVLHTSVVLLTEMCERSPDMLAHFRKLVPQLVRILKNLIMSGYSPEHDVSGISDPFLQVRILRLLRILGRNDDDSSEAMNDILAQVATNTETSKNVGNAILYETVLTIMDIKSESGLRVLAINILGRFLLNNDKNIRYVALTSLLKTVQTDHNAVQRHRSTIVDCLKDLDVSIKRRAMELSFALVNGNNVRGMMKELLYFLDSCEPEFKADCASGIFLAAEKYAPSKRWHIDTIMRVLTTAGSYVRDDAVPNLIQLITNSVEMHAYTVQRLYKAILGDYSQQPLVQVASWCIGEYGDLLVSGQCEEEEPIQVTEDEVLDILESVLISNMSASVTRGYALTAIMKLSTRFTCTVNRIKKVVSIYGSSIDVELQQRAVEYNALFKKYDHMRPALLERMPVMEKVTTNGPTEIVQTNGETEPAVLETKPPPSGLQPASQANDLLDLLGGSDITPVIPTAPTSKPASAGGELLDLLGDLNLTGSPISAPVPQIAQPPFLLDGLSSQPLFNDIAAGIPSITAYNKNGLKIDFTFERSNTNPSVTVITIQASNSTELDMTDFVFQAAVPKTFQLQLLSPSSSVIPAFNSGTITQVIKVLNPQKQQLRMRIKLTYNHKGSAMQDLAEVNNFPPQSWQ; encoded by the exons ATGCCAGCCCCCATCAGACTGCGGGAGTTGATCCGGACCATCCGGACAGCAAGAACTCAGGCAGAAGAGCGTGAGATGATCCAAAAGGAATGTGCTGCTATCCGGTCATCCTTCCGAGAGGAAGATAACACATACCGATGCAGAAATGTTGCAAAGCTGCTGTATATGCACATGCTGGGATACCCTGCACATTTTGGACAG ttggagtGCCTCAAGCTCATTGCCTCTCAGAAATTCACAGACAAGCGCATTGGGTATTTAGGTGCCATGTTGCTGCTGGATGAGAGACAGGATGTCCATCTTCTTATGACCAATTGCATCAAGAA TGACCTTAATCACAGCACGCAATATGTGCAGGGGCTGGCACTCTGCACTCTTGGCTGCATGGGTTCCTCAGAAATGTGCAGAGACCTTGCAGGAGAGGTGGAAAAGCTCCTCAAAACTTCCAACTCCTATCTTAGGAAGAAG GCAGCATTGTGTGCTGTTCATGTCATTAGAAAGGTGCCTGAACTCATGGAGATGTTCCTGCCAGCCACCAAAAACTTGCTGAATGAGAAGAACCATG GTGTTCTTCACACATCAGTTGTCCTCCTCACAGAGATGTGTGAGAGAAGCCCAGACATGCTTGCACACTTTAGAAAG CTTGTTCCCCAATTAGTTCGTATTCTGAAGAACCTTATCATGTCTGGGTATTCACCAGAGCATGATGTGTCTGGGATCAGTGACCCCTTTTTGCAG GTACGAATCCTGCGGTTGCTAAGAATTTTAGGGCGAAATGATGATGATTCCAGTGAAGCAATGAATGATATACTTGCACAG gTTGCTACTAATACAGAAACAAGTAAAAACGTGGGAAATGCCATTCTCTATGAAACTGTGCTGACTATTATGGACATAAAATCTGAGAGTGGACTGAGA GTGTTAGCCATTAACATCCTAGGCCGTTTCTTATTAAACAACGACAAAAATATTAG ATACGTAGCTTTGACATCATTGTTGAAAACTGTGCAGACAGACCATAATGCAGTACAGCGGCATAGAAGCACGATCGTGGACTGCCTGAAGGATCTGGATGTCTCCATTAAGAG GCGTGCAATGGAACTGAGTTTTGCTCTTGTTAATGGGAACAATGTCCGTGGAATGATGAAGGAGTTGCTGTATTTCCTAGATTCCTGTGAACCAGAGTTCAAGGCAGACTGTGCATCTGGAATATTTCTTGCAGCTGAAAA ATATGCTCCTTCCAAACGCTGGCACATAGACACAATTATGAGAGTCTTAACAACG GCAGGAAGTTATGTTCGTGATGATGCTGTTCCCAATCTGATTCAGCTAATAACTAATAGTGTGGAGATGCATGCCTACACTGTGCAGAGACTCTACAAAGCCATCCTTGGTGATTACTCCCAG CAGCCCCTGGTGCAAGTGGCCTCTTGGTGCATAGGAGAGTATGGAGATCTTCTGGTGTCTGGTCAGTGTGAAGAGGAGGAGCCAATACAG GTAACAGAGGATGAAGTTCTTGATATTTTAGAAAGCGTCCTGATATCTAATATGTCTGCATCTGTTACACGAGGCTATGCTCTCACTGCTATCATGAAGCTTTCCACAAGGTTCACCTGCACTGTCAA TCGCATTAAGAAGGTAGTTTCCATTTATGGCAGCAGCATTGATGTGGAGTTACAGCAGAGGGCAGTGGAATATAATGCACTTTTCAAGAAATACGATCACATGAG GCCAGCCCTGCTTGAGAGAATGCCAGTAATGGAGAAAGTCACCACAAATGGCCCTACTGAGATTGTACAGACCAATGGAGAGACAGAGCCAGCAGTACTGGAAACCAAACCTCCACCCTCTGGATTGCAGCCTGCTAGCCAG GCAAATGATTTGTTGGACTTGTTGGGGGGAAGTGATATAACACCTGTAATCCCCACTGCACCTACAAGCAAGCCAGCCTCTGCTGGTGGGGAGCTCCTTGACCTCCTGGGAGACCTCAACCTAACAG GTTCTCCAATATCTGCCCCTGTGCCCCAGATAGCACAGCCTCCGTTCCTGCTTGATGGACTTTCATCACAGCCTCTCTTCAATGATATTGCTGCAG GAATCCCCTCAATTACTGCATACAACAAGAATGGGCTGAAGATTGACTTCACCTTTGAGAGGTCAAACACCAACCCTAGCGTCACTGTAATCACGATACAGGCCTCCAACAGCACAGAGCTGGATATGACAGATTTTGTTTTCCAAGCTGCAGTACCAAAG acattccagctgcagcttctgtctCCCAGCAGCAGTGTCATCCCTGCATTTAACTCGGGGACCATCACACAGGTCATTAAAGTCCTGAATCCACAAAAG
- the AP1G1 gene encoding AP-1 complex subunit gamma-1 isoform X2, with protein sequence MPAPIRLRELIRTIRTARTQAEEREMIQKECAAIRSSFREEDNTYRCRNVAKLLYMHMLGYPAHFGQLECLKLIASQKFTDKRIGYLGAMLLLDERQDVHLLMTNCIKNDLNHSTQYVQGLALCTLGCMGSSEMCRDLAGEVEKLLKTSNSYLRKKAALCAVHVIRKVPELMEMFLPATKNLLNEKNHGVLHTSVVLLTEMCERSPDMLAHFRKLVPQLVRILKNLIMSGYSPEHDVSGISDPFLQVRILRLLRILGRNDDDSSEAMNDILAQVATNTETSKNVGNAILYETVLTIMDIKSESGLRVLAINILGRFLLNNDKNIRYVALTSLLKTVQTDHNAVQRHRSTIVDCLKDLDVSIKRRAMELSFALVNGNNVRGMMKELLYFLDSCEPEFKADCASGIFLAAEKYAPSKRWHIDTIMRVLTTAGSYVRDDAVPNLIQLITNSVEMHAYTVQRLYKAILGDYSQPLVQVASWCIGEYGDLLVSGQCEEEEPIQVTEDEVLDILESVLISNMSASVTRGYALTAIMKLSTRFTCTVNRIKKVVSIYGSSIDVELQQRAVEYNALFKKYDHMRPALLERMPVMEKVTTNGPTEIVQTNGETEPAVLETKPPPSGLQPASQANDLLDLLGGSDITPVIPTAPTSKPASAGGELLDLLGDLNLTGSPISAPVPQIAQPPFLLDGLSSQPLFNDIAAGIPSITAYNKNGLKIDFTFERSNTNPSVTVITIQASNSTELDMTDFVFQAAVPKTFQLQLLSPSSSVIPAFNSGTITQVIKVLNPQKQQLRMRIKLTYNHKGSAMQDLAEVNNFPPQSWQ encoded by the exons ATGCCAGCCCCCATCAGACTGCGGGAGTTGATCCGGACCATCCGGACAGCAAGAACTCAGGCAGAAGAGCGTGAGATGATCCAAAAGGAATGTGCTGCTATCCGGTCATCCTTCCGAGAGGAAGATAACACATACCGATGCAGAAATGTTGCAAAGCTGCTGTATATGCACATGCTGGGATACCCTGCACATTTTGGACAG ttggagtGCCTCAAGCTCATTGCCTCTCAGAAATTCACAGACAAGCGCATTGGGTATTTAGGTGCCATGTTGCTGCTGGATGAGAGACAGGATGTCCATCTTCTTATGACCAATTGCATCAAGAA TGACCTTAATCACAGCACGCAATATGTGCAGGGGCTGGCACTCTGCACTCTTGGCTGCATGGGTTCCTCAGAAATGTGCAGAGACCTTGCAGGAGAGGTGGAAAAGCTCCTCAAAACTTCCAACTCCTATCTTAGGAAGAAG GCAGCATTGTGTGCTGTTCATGTCATTAGAAAGGTGCCTGAACTCATGGAGATGTTCCTGCCAGCCACCAAAAACTTGCTGAATGAGAAGAACCATG GTGTTCTTCACACATCAGTTGTCCTCCTCACAGAGATGTGTGAGAGAAGCCCAGACATGCTTGCACACTTTAGAAAG CTTGTTCCCCAATTAGTTCGTATTCTGAAGAACCTTATCATGTCTGGGTATTCACCAGAGCATGATGTGTCTGGGATCAGTGACCCCTTTTTGCAG GTACGAATCCTGCGGTTGCTAAGAATTTTAGGGCGAAATGATGATGATTCCAGTGAAGCAATGAATGATATACTTGCACAG gTTGCTACTAATACAGAAACAAGTAAAAACGTGGGAAATGCCATTCTCTATGAAACTGTGCTGACTATTATGGACATAAAATCTGAGAGTGGACTGAGA GTGTTAGCCATTAACATCCTAGGCCGTTTCTTATTAAACAACGACAAAAATATTAG ATACGTAGCTTTGACATCATTGTTGAAAACTGTGCAGACAGACCATAATGCAGTACAGCGGCATAGAAGCACGATCGTGGACTGCCTGAAGGATCTGGATGTCTCCATTAAGAG GCGTGCAATGGAACTGAGTTTTGCTCTTGTTAATGGGAACAATGTCCGTGGAATGATGAAGGAGTTGCTGTATTTCCTAGATTCCTGTGAACCAGAGTTCAAGGCAGACTGTGCATCTGGAATATTTCTTGCAGCTGAAAA ATATGCTCCTTCCAAACGCTGGCACATAGACACAATTATGAGAGTCTTAACAACG GCAGGAAGTTATGTTCGTGATGATGCTGTTCCCAATCTGATTCAGCTAATAACTAATAGTGTGGAGATGCATGCCTACACTGTGCAGAGACTCTACAAAGCCATCCTTGGTGATTACTCCCAG CCCCTGGTGCAAGTGGCCTCTTGGTGCATAGGAGAGTATGGAGATCTTCTGGTGTCTGGTCAGTGTGAAGAGGAGGAGCCAATACAG GTAACAGAGGATGAAGTTCTTGATATTTTAGAAAGCGTCCTGATATCTAATATGTCTGCATCTGTTACACGAGGCTATGCTCTCACTGCTATCATGAAGCTTTCCACAAGGTTCACCTGCACTGTCAA TCGCATTAAGAAGGTAGTTTCCATTTATGGCAGCAGCATTGATGTGGAGTTACAGCAGAGGGCAGTGGAATATAATGCACTTTTCAAGAAATACGATCACATGAG GCCAGCCCTGCTTGAGAGAATGCCAGTAATGGAGAAAGTCACCACAAATGGCCCTACTGAGATTGTACAGACCAATGGAGAGACAGAGCCAGCAGTACTGGAAACCAAACCTCCACCCTCTGGATTGCAGCCTGCTAGCCAG GCAAATGATTTGTTGGACTTGTTGGGGGGAAGTGATATAACACCTGTAATCCCCACTGCACCTACAAGCAAGCCAGCCTCTGCTGGTGGGGAGCTCCTTGACCTCCTGGGAGACCTCAACCTAACAG GTTCTCCAATATCTGCCCCTGTGCCCCAGATAGCACAGCCTCCGTTCCTGCTTGATGGACTTTCATCACAGCCTCTCTTCAATGATATTGCTGCAG GAATCCCCTCAATTACTGCATACAACAAGAATGGGCTGAAGATTGACTTCACCTTTGAGAGGTCAAACACCAACCCTAGCGTCACTGTAATCACGATACAGGCCTCCAACAGCACAGAGCTGGATATGACAGATTTTGTTTTCCAAGCTGCAGTACCAAAG acattccagctgcagcttctgtctCCCAGCAGCAGTGTCATCCCTGCATTTAACTCGGGGACCATCACACAGGTCATTAAAGTCCTGAATCCACAAAAG